Proteins encoded by one window of Pseudonocardia alni:
- a CDS encoding response regulator has product MSALRVVLADDQRIVRDGLATVLGLLDGIEVVGTASGGDEAVARVAELAPDVLLTDLRMPAGDGVSATRRVRDGHPGTAVVVLTTYVDDDAVVDAIAAGASGWLSKDADAEAIGRALRSAADGVSTVDAGVLSRLVAARASTVPAAPVDPPDGLTPREVEVLGLIAEGLSNTEIARRLVVGEATVKTHVNHLFAKTGLRDRAQAVGYAYRHGLAGR; this is encoded by the coding sequence GTGAGCGCCCTGCGGGTGGTCCTGGCCGACGACCAGCGGATCGTGCGCGACGGCCTCGCCACCGTCCTGGGCCTGCTCGACGGCATCGAGGTCGTCGGCACCGCGTCCGGCGGCGACGAGGCGGTCGCCCGGGTCGCCGAGCTGGCCCCGGACGTGCTGCTCACCGACCTGCGGATGCCCGCGGGCGACGGCGTCTCGGCGACCCGCCGGGTCCGCGACGGACATCCCGGCACCGCCGTCGTCGTGCTCACCACCTACGTCGACGACGACGCCGTGGTCGACGCGATCGCCGCGGGCGCCTCGGGCTGGCTGTCCAAGGACGCCGACGCCGAGGCCATCGGCCGGGCCCTGCGCTCGGCCGCCGACGGTGTGTCCACCGTGGACGCCGGCGTGCTGTCCCGGCTGGTCGCCGCCCGCGCGTCGACCGTCCCGGCGGCACCGGTCGACCCGCCGGACGGGCTGACCCCGCGCGAGGTCGAGGTGCTCGGCCTGATCGCCGAGGGGCTGTCCAACACCGAGATCGCGCGACGGCTCGTGGTCGGCGAGGCGACGGTGAAGACCCACGTCAACCACCTGTTCGCCAAGACCGGGCTGCGCGACCGCGCCCAGGCCGTCGGCTACGCCTACCGCCACGGCCTGGCCGGCCGCTGA
- a CDS encoding FmdB family zinc ribbon protein, translating to MPIYVFRCGCGARFEHLASMSDAATPPCPLCGDGATTKVPAGFALGGQASPGLSKDEMPQTWRGVYNGNSEYIDSMRRTWDQRRRLEEKYPEIAGDQRPILAHEGKYHDAPLRAGDIQLGGTAPMPGAGVAAKHGHGHGHGHGHTPTPAPGPKPPAAD from the coding sequence ATGCCGATCTACGTCTTCCGCTGCGGGTGCGGAGCCCGCTTCGAGCACCTCGCGTCCATGTCGGACGCGGCCACCCCGCCCTGCCCGCTCTGCGGGGACGGCGCGACGACCAAGGTCCCCGCCGGGTTCGCGCTCGGCGGCCAGGCCAGCCCCGGCCTGTCCAAGGACGAGATGCCCCAGACCTGGCGCGGGGTCTACAACGGGAACTCCGAGTACATCGACTCGATGCGCCGGACCTGGGACCAGCGACGCAGGCTGGAGGAGAAGTACCCGGAGATCGCCGGGGACCAGCGGCCGATCCTGGCGCACGAGGGCAAGTACCACGACGCCCCGCTGCGGGCCGGTGACATCCAGCTGGGCGGCACCGCCCCCATGCCCGGCGCGGGCGTGGCGGCCAAGCACGGCCACGGCCACGGCCACGGCCACGGGCACACCCCCACGCCCGCTCCCGGCCCGAAACCCCCCGCCGCCGACTGA